The Chloroflexota bacterium genome contains a region encoding:
- the lsrF gene encoding 3-hydroxy-5-phosphonooxypentane-2,4-dione thiolase — protein sequence MDWGMKNRLSQLIQPDGHCFFLPIDHGYFQGPTRKLEKPGETVKPLLPYCDALFVTRGVLRACIDPANSKPIILRVSGGTSMVGKDLAHEGVTTSVREAIRLNVAAVGVSIFIGSDYEHETLMNLANLVNECEDYGIPVMAVTAVGKELEKREARYLALCCRIAAELGARVVKTYWCEDFDKVVNGCPVPVVMAGGPKCETELEVFEFVYDGMQKGAIGINLGRNVWQNDHPVAMARALRAIIHENATAKEAHDLFNDIKSGKQ from the coding sequence ATGGACTGGGGAATGAAAAATCGTCTCTCGCAATTGATCCAACCAGATGGACACTGTTTTTTCTTGCCGATAGACCATGGCTATTTCCAAGGGCCAACTCGCAAACTGGAAAAACCGGGCGAAACGGTTAAGCCACTTCTGCCGTATTGCGATGCTCTCTTCGTTACCAGAGGTGTGTTACGCGCATGTATAGATCCTGCCAACAGCAAGCCCATTATCTTGCGCGTATCCGGTGGTACAAGCATGGTCGGGAAGGACCTGGCTCATGAAGGGGTCACCACTTCGGTACGTGAGGCTATCCGTCTGAATGTGGCTGCAGTGGGGGTGTCCATATTCATCGGTAGCGACTATGAACATGAGACGCTCATGAACCTGGCAAATCTCGTCAATGAATGCGAGGATTACGGCATCCCCGTTATGGCAGTTACGGCGGTAGGCAAAGAATTGGAAAAGCGCGAAGCGCGCTATCTCGCTTTGTGTTGCCGCATCGCAGCCGAATTGGGCGCCCGTGTGGTCAAAACCTACTGGTGCGAGGATTTCGACAAAGTGGTGAATGGTTGCCCTGTTCCGGTGGTCATGGCTGGCGGCCCAAAATGTGAAACAGAGCTCGAGGTATTCGAGTTTGTCTATGATGGCATGCAGAAAGGGGCCATAGGGATCAACCTAGGCCGTAACGTTTGGCAGAATGACCATCCAGTTGCTATGGCCAGGGCCTTGCGTGCCATTATCCACGAAAACGCTACGGCTAAGGAAGCTCACGACCTGTTCAATGACATTAAGTCTGGCAAGCAATAG
- a CDS encoding alcohol dehydrogenase catalytic domain-containing protein, with the protein MRVAVYYNNQDVRLEEMPTPQIGPGEVLVKVIASGICGSDVMEWYRIKKAPRVLGHEITGEIVQVGEGVKNYQVGDRVFVSHHVPCNTCRYCLSGYHTVCETLHTTNYDPGGFAEYIRVPPLQVERGIYLLPDEVSFEDGVFIEPLACVVRAQRMARLQVGQTVLILGSGMSGLLHVALARASGATRIIATDVNDYRLHAAQRFGADVVMHATEDVSARLRQVNDGRLADLVIICTGAYAAFIQALQSVERGGTVLFFAPTEPGVTVPVPVNDFWRNGITLMPSYGAAPFDLALALELIRARRVPVRDMITHRLSLAETGLGFRLVVEARESLKVIIEPQR; encoded by the coding sequence ATGCGTGTAGCTGTGTATTACAATAACCAAGATGTGCGCCTGGAAGAAATGCCTACGCCTCAGATTGGCCCAGGCGAGGTATTGGTCAAAGTGATCGCCAGCGGAATCTGCGGCAGCGATGTGATGGAATGGTATCGCATCAAAAAGGCCCCCAGAGTGTTGGGACACGAGATCACGGGCGAGATCGTTCAAGTTGGGGAGGGGGTGAAAAACTACCAAGTCGGCGATAGGGTTTTTGTCTCCCACCATGTCCCCTGTAACACCTGTCGTTACTGTCTGAGCGGCTATCACACAGTTTGTGAAACGCTGCATACTACCAATTACGATCCAGGCGGCTTTGCTGAATATATCCGTGTTCCGCCGCTCCAAGTTGAGCGAGGTATTTACTTGTTGCCCGATGAGGTATCGTTTGAAGACGGTGTGTTCATTGAACCGCTAGCCTGCGTGGTGCGTGCCCAAAGGATGGCCCGTCTTCAGGTGGGACAAACTGTGCTCATCCTCGGCAGTGGCATGTCGGGACTGCTGCATGTAGCGCTGGCACGTGCATCTGGAGCAACAAGAATCATTGCCACGGATGTGAATGACTACCGCCTTCATGCGGCACAACGTTTTGGGGCTGATGTTGTCATGCATGCCACTGAGGATGTATCTGCCCGTTTACGTCAAGTCAATGACGGTAGGCTGGCAGACCTAGTGATTATCTGCACCGGAGCTTACGCTGCCTTCATACAGGCATTGCAGTCTGTAGAACGTGGTGGAACAGTGCTGTTCTTTGCTCCCACAGAGCCTGGTGTTACTGTTCCCGTCCCGGTCAACGATTTTTGGCGCAATGGCATTACGCTAATGCCCTCTTACGGCGCTGCACCATTTGACCTTGCTTTGGCCCTGGAGTTGATTCGCGCACGCCGGGTGCCCGTGCGAGATATGATTACCCATCGCCTCAGTCTGGCTGAAACAGGGCTGGGTTTCCGACTTGTCGTCGAAGCCAGAGAATCGCTCAAGGTGATTATTGAGCCTCAAAGGTAA
- a CDS encoding membrane dipeptidase, with protein MTLHHDSIIFDGHCDTLLEVLAGKRKLNERSTKGHIDLPRLREGGVTAQVFALFIEDQYLPARAAVQTLRLLDALYSELEINADSLLLATKAEHIEQAKKTGKVAAVVGIEGAESLEGDLHLLRMFYRLGVRLLTIAWSRRNEAADGVQEARTGGGLTNFGLKLVEECNRLGIMVDVSHLSPAGVRDVLEASSQPVIASHSNAYALCPHPRNLTDQQLVALAEKGGMVGVTFVPSFIAEDRKEASLEKLLDHIDHIVQVAGIDHVGLGSDFDGFSPPPPLGLEDVTCLPGITTGLLRRGYAENEARKILGGNFLRVFRQVAG; from the coding sequence ATGACTTTGCATCACGATAGCATCATTTTCGATGGGCATTGCGATACATTGCTCGAGGTCTTGGCGGGAAAACGCAAATTGAACGAACGTTCCACAAAGGGTCATATTGACCTGCCTCGCTTGCGTGAAGGTGGAGTAACCGCTCAAGTTTTTGCTCTCTTCATCGAAGACCAGTACCTGCCAGCGAGGGCAGCCGTGCAGACCTTGCGTTTGTTGGATGCGCTTTATAGTGAACTTGAGATCAATGCCGATTCGCTTCTGTTGGCCACGAAAGCAGAGCACATTGAGCAGGCGAAGAAAACGGGCAAGGTGGCTGCGGTGGTGGGCATCGAGGGTGCAGAGTCTCTTGAAGGGGACCTACATCTGCTGCGCATGTTCTACCGTCTGGGAGTACGTTTGCTCACAATAGCCTGGAGCCGTCGCAACGAGGCTGCGGATGGCGTTCAGGAAGCGCGTACGGGCGGCGGCCTGACCAACTTTGGCTTGAAACTAGTCGAAGAATGCAATCGCTTGGGTATCATGGTTGATGTCTCACACCTTTCTCCCGCTGGGGTCAGAGATGTTTTGGAAGCAAGTTCTCAGCCAGTTATTGCCTCGCATAGCAATGCCTATGCCCTGTGCCCACATCCCCGCAACCTGACTGATCAGCAATTGGTTGCTTTGGCAGAGAAGGGCGGTATGGTCGGGGTCACCTTTGTGCCCTCTTTTATCGCAGAAGACCGAAAAGAGGCTAGTTTGGAAAAGTTGCTCGATCACATCGATCACATTGTCCAGGTTGCTGGCATTGACCATGTGGGCTTGGGCTCTGACTTCGATGGGTTCAGTCCACCTCCGCCCCTTGGCCTGGAGGATGTAACCTGTTTACCTGGTATCACGACTGGTTTGCTCCGCAGAGGATATGCGGAAAATGAAGCGCGCAAAATACTGGGAGGTAATTTCCTGCGCGTATTTCGCCAAGTAGCAGGATAA